The Thermoplasmata archaeon sequence CAACCTGTCGGGCCAGCTCCTGCCAATCGTAGACGAATGCATCCTTGTCGTAAGTCGCATGGTGGAGGAAGCCGACGGCCGGGTCCAATCCGACGAGGGAGATCATCCGTCGACATAGGACTGCGTGGACGCCCTGTGCGTAGTTGATCGCCGCGTTGACGGATGTGGTGGCCTTCGCGTGGAGGGTCTTGTAGTATCCCGACAGGCGGTTGACGCCGAGGGCGTTCCAGTACACCTGGGCGACCTTCGACTCGTAGCCCCGGAGGTCGCGGACCGCCCGCACGTCCCGCGGAACGCGTTGACCGATCTTGGCCTCTAGGATGGCCCGCGCGACTTGGACCCGGCGGCCTTCGTCGAGCGCGGCCTGCATCTGCGCGAGGCGAAGGGGTGCGTCGTTGCGAGCCCACGGCACAAATGTCGCAAGGGGCGTGCCACTCCGTCCGAGCAGGCCGACCGTAATCCCCCACTTGCCGAGGGTCTTGAGGGCCGCATACGACACGAA is a genomic window containing:
- a CDS encoding CRISPR-associated endonuclease Cas1 — translated: MKILFLGDHGPTNIRSTKDGLIIGDASPVPPPDFAYDTILIGNTKGFVSYAALKTLGKWGITVGLLGRSGTPLATFVPWARNDAPLRLAQMQAALDEGRRVQVARAILEAKIGQRVPRDVRAVRDLRGYESKVAQVYWNALGVNRLSGYYKTLHAKATTSVNAAINYAQGVHAVLCRRMISLVGLDPAVGFLHHATYDKDAFVYDWQELARQVVDREAIAFARETPAAFLRDEDWVYRLKNNAAKQLALQTGEALSRKISYHGERATIETVLTGELRKLGGWFRKPTGSLSLHAIPA